GGGCATCCTTTCATAACATAGTAACTCACTGTAAACTTACCGGGCCTCCTTTCGGCTTCCCGATTGAAATCGGGATTCCTCCTCGGTCCCTCGTTTATAGCGCTTCGAGGACTCCGCTTTCTGGAGGGGACTGGGCAATAGGAATTGTCCACCTGCAGTCCTCCCTGCCGCGTTTTACCCAGGCGTATGTTTTGTCAAAGCCCTTTTTTTGTGTTTTAAACGTCACTCTTCACACAAGCTAAGGTTTTAAATATGAACTTTCAATCTAAAGGGGCTACAATATCGCTTACCATAATGTGCCCCCGTGACGTACGACTGCATTGAATGGGTAGCGGAAGATTCAGGTGTCCGCACCTGAAGCTGCAGCGAGGGAAATGCTTTTCCCATCCATATAAATCTGAAATGTATTATGTTTTGTATAGAGTAAGATTAAGATTGAGAATGAGATTGAGAATGAGAATGAGAATGAGAATGAGAATGATTTGGGCGCATGCCGCAGACAGTTCGGCCAGGCTCACTGTAAACTTACCGGTTCTCCTTCAGGCTCGTCATTCTTCCTCGCTCCCTCGTTTGTAGCGCTTCGAAGACTCCGCTTACATTTTAAAATGCCGCTTTCAAGACAAAATCTCCTGAAAACCTATACTCTCAGGAGATTTGCGCTTTCAGTGATGATCAGAATGCTCATCATCGTTATCTTTTTCGTCACTATCGTTATGACAGCTCATCATAGGTGAATCTTCCATCCCCATATTGTTATGCATAGATTCATGATGAGAGGACATATCACTCTGGTTATCAGAGTGATTGTCAGATATCATATCTTCAGTAGACTCAGGACTGCTTCCAGCATGATGAACAGAGTGAGAAATCATATCAGAACCGGATCCCTGGTGATGTGGAAAAAACCAGGAAGCACAACTTATATAGGGTCCAAATTTACTATTCCTCACTATGGTGGTGATCGGAATTGTGATTAGTATCCAGACTCAGAACTTCTGCTTTCTGTCCCATTCTCCGAAGAGTGCGTAAATGCCTTCGGGGGCTATCATGGAATCTTTGTTCGCAGGGCGGACAACAGAGATAGATCCGTTTTGGCCTGTACTCTTCATCACCCTCCCAGTCGGTGAAAAATATGGGGTCAATCGGTTTGCGCATAATCGGACAGGTTGTCTGTTTTTCCAGAGGCTGCTCAGTTGGCCTTCCCGAAGCAGCAAACAGTGGAAACACGTATGAAGAGATTAGCAGAAAAAATAGAAATGAAAATATTGAGTTTAGATTTCTGGTCACAAGAATACCTCCGTTATGAAATTTATACAGTATCAATTTTATGTTTCAGTTCTGTTTAAAACTAATTCATCAAAGGTTATAAGCTCCTTTCTCAAACCCAGAATCACAGCATCTGTTCCGTGTGAACTTTCTCCGTCATAGAGATCCTCAATCAAATCTACATCGTTAATCCCTTTACCGATAAACAGTTCAAGAAATTCTCTTCGCCTGAACTCAGTATTTCTTTCCCGGGTGCGTTGGATATAGATGTCCCGGATAATAAAATTGGTATCGAGTCCGAAAACAAATTCTATCACACCGAACTGTCCTCTTTGTGCCGCGGCTATAGTATACCCTATAACCTGGCCCTCTTCCCCAATCATTTCATAATAGGGATATTGGGTTCTTTGCCCGCGGAGAAGTTCAGAGCCAAGTCTCTCTTCAATTATCTCCCTTTTTTCACCTGAGATTCTCAGATCCACAGTACGGTAATCCCGTGCATCGGGGAATATTCTGGTCATGTTGCGTTCGGGATTCCTCCACACGCAGACAAACTCTTCCTGAGAAAAAACGGTTACTGCACTAAATAGTAAAATTAAAAAGCTTATATAACTGTAAGGATATTTCATGTGGTGTACCTCCGAAATGTGAGTAGGTGTATCCGCCTCTTAACGTTAGAAATTGTGTGTTCCAGGTAATTCCGGTATAGATGTAATCATTGTTTTTATCACCGATTCTTACAAGGGAACCGGCTAAATCCAGTGACATATTAGCAGAGAGTGCAAAATCCAGGGCAGAAAAAGCACCGATCATAAGCTGGTCATCGTGCATTCCGGCAACAATCTCAGAACGGTTTTCTGCTCTCCCTGAGTAAAGTGTAAAGTCAACTGCCGCAGCGGTAACTCTTTTTGTTATTACCATTTCATCTGCATGTCCGTGACCATGTTCACTTTGGTCTGCTTTCCCTGCGATAGCAGATATTCCAAGTATGTAGTCATCGAATTCACCCAGAGTAAAACCGAGCCGGCCGGTTAAAAGGCCATGCCCTATACCGCTTTTGAACTCCATTCCATACCCCTGGGTTAATGCAATGCCGTAGTCGAGCCTTCCTCTGGTCCCTGAAAACATCAACCCATTGTCACTTTCGAAACCGATGGTTTGATGTTCATTGGCATCGAAGAGATAACGATAGGTGCTGTAATCGGTAATGAGCCCAAAGGGTAGTCTTACCCGTCCTGCAGTTATGTTCCATCTCCCCAAAGGTCCTTTGAGATTTGCATAAAGTTCATGAAGCATAAATGATGAGAAGTTGTCGCTCAGTTCGCTGTTGAGTCCAAAATCCCACCTGTCTCCCCTGTCATCCGCAAGAACTTTGCGGATGACAAGTGAAACTCCGTCAACACCGACCCAATGTTCCTCACTGCTGCCGGTATATCTCAGATCACCTTCGGTTGAGATATCCCAGATCGCATGGGCAGAAGTGAACAGTAGTGCAGAAAACATGGTCAGCAGTTTAATTCTTAATTTTACCATCTTCAATGTGCACCGCCTTTGTACAGTGTTGGACAAGTTCTGGGTTGTGGGTGACAATTATTATGGTCAGCCCTTCTGAGTTGAGTTTTTCAAAAATATTCATGATGTTGGCAGCATTTTTACTGTCCAGATTTCCTGTGGGCTCATCTGCCAGAAGAATGGGTGGATCGTTTATAAGGCTTCTGGCGATGGCCACCCGCTGCATCTCTCCTCCGGAAAGTTGTGAAGGCAGATGGTCGAGTCGGTTTCCAAGTCCCACAAGTTCGAGCAGTTCGCGTGCTTTCCTGTCATCTGTTTTCTTCCCTGCAAAGAGAACCGGAAGTTGAACATTCTGCTTAACTGAAAGGGTCGGTATAAGAAAAAACTGCTGGAATACAAATCCGATTGATTCTTTACGCACCTTAACAAGATCCTTTTCTTCCATTCCTGAAATCTCCACAGAATTTATGGTAAGACTTCCGCTTGTAGGTCTGTCAA
The nucleotide sequence above comes from Chitinispirillum alkaliphilum. Encoded proteins:
- a CDS encoding Cell division transporter, ATP-binding protein FtsE; this encodes MNRSKIIELKNISKIYTRGSERVHAVEQASFSIEKGEYVSIMGPSGSGKTTLLNMVGCLDRPTSGSLTINSVEISGMEEKDLVKVRKESIGFVFQQFFLIPTLSVKQNVQLPVLFAGKKTDDRKARELLELVGLGNRLDHLPSQLSGGEMQRVAIARSLINDPPILLADEPTGNLDSKNAANIMNIFEKLNSEGLTIIIVTHNPELVQHCTKAVHIEDGKIKN